The stretch of DNA AAAAAAACGGAATAAGAGAGCCTACTGAAAAAAAATTAAAATAGAATCGATCGAAAAAATCCATTGGGATACCTTCTTATTTTGACTTATGAAGCAGGTTTTATTGGTTATTATCATTCAAAAGAAAACCAAGAAATCCCATAGAGAATGGAACTATTAGAAATACATTTTGTCAAATCAATAAATGGCGCAACGGCAAAAAGTTTTTCTTGGAAATAAATACACTCCAATACTTAAGAGAAATCGCCATTTACTAGCTACCCAAGCACTTGCGTTGCAAGAACTGGGAAATAGCGTCAAAAATATATTGATTAAAAATTTTTCTTTGACACAAATTGAAAGAATCAAAATCATAAAAAAAAATATATCAAATGGTATCTAAATGAAAATTTCAGCAGACGAGATAATACAAGACTTTAAAGAAACAGGGATCTTGCAACTGATTAGAGGGGGCAAGATAATTGCAGAAAATATTTCTTCTGCGGAAGATTGTAAAAAAGGGGACTTGGTTTTTGTTGATAATAAAAAATATATCGACTCAGTTTTAAAAAATTCTCCCTCAGTGGTAATCACTAATTCAGATTTAAAGGATAGTTTTCCTGAAACTGAAATTTCCTCTCTAATTGTAGCTTCCAATCTCGGACTTGCACATGCACTTATACGCCAAAAATATGCAGATCGAAATTTTAGAGATACCGAAGAATGGGGGAAAGTTCACCCAAACTCAGTCGTTCATCCCACTGCCAAAATTCACGAATCTGTAATCGTTGGTCCTTGTGCCGTTATCGGTAAAAATGTTTTCATTGGAAAAAATTCAGTTATCATGGCAAATGTTGTGATTGAATACGATGTAAAAATTGGTGAAGATTGTATTTTGTATCCAGGAGTTTATGTTGGATACGAATGCATCATCGGAAATCGAGTTACCATAAAACCGGGAAGTATCATAGGCTCAGAGGGTTATGGCTTTGCACAAGACAAAGAGAAAAAAAGTTATCGTATCCCTCAAACAGGGAAGGTAATCTTGGAAGATGATGTATTGGTAGGAGCAAATAATTGTATTGATAGAGCTGCTTATGGACAAACCATTATAGGGAATGGTACAAAAATGGATAATCTTTGCCACATAGCGCATAACGTCCAAACCGGAAAAGATTGTCTATTGACAGCAGGGCTTGTAGTCGCTGGCTCTACAAAGATTGGGAACAGAATGATTGCAAGCGGTCAGGCAGGAATTTTAGACCATTTAACTATTGCAGATGATGTTGTTCTTGTTCAAAGAGCTGGTGTTACGTCTGACATTAAAGAACCCGGAATCTATGCTGGTCTTCCAACCCTGCCTCTCTCGGATTACATGAAAACTACTGCGATTTTCAGAAAACTACCGGATTTGAAAAAAGAAATTTCAGACATAAAAAAAAGAATTTCTGATTTAGAAAAAAAATAATCTTTTCTAAGACTATCTCAAAAAATGGACTTTGGCTTGTCGTGGGGTAATCCTTATTTTTTCGAGCCTACTTTCGGGAACTATTTAGAAGATGATGATGGAAATAGTGAAGTTAGAAATCTTTTTTATTAGGTTTATCTTTTACGATAGAGGTTTTGAAATTTCGCTTTTAGTGCAGATTTTACACTTTTCGTACACAAATGTGGGATCTCCACTCTTTTTAGTAAAGTGCATGTTTTATACCAATTGTGAACCTTTTATGCAAAAATGTGGGAACTCCAATTCGGAGGACTGATGCTTGAAGTCTGAGGTCGGAAAAAGTGAAGGTAGAATCTTTGCAAATAGGTTTATCTTGTAGGATGAGGTTTTGAGCTTTAGTAGAGTTTTTGAAATTACGCATTTAGTGCAGATTTTATACTTTTCGTACACAAATGTGGGATCTCCACTTTTTTCAGTAAAGTGCATGTTTTATACCAATTGTTCACCTTTTATGCAAAAATGTGGGAACTCCATCGTTTTAGGTGGATTACGCCTTTAGTGCAGATTTGGGACTTTTTCTGTAAAAGCTAAAAAAATTTTCCAAAAATTGCAAAATTTTTTTTTCTAAAGCAAACTTTTTTTACCTTATAAAGAAGAGCAGAGAATTTTACTTTAAGGAGAAATTTATGAACCCACAAAAATTTACAGAAACACAATCGAGCTTGCTTGTTCCGGCAAAATATATGGACGAGTTTAATAGGAGAACAACGGGTTTTTCGAGACGAAAATATTTGCACGCACTGTTGAATAGATACAGAAATGTGATTCTTTGGGGGACTTTTGAGAAGATGGAGAGGGTCAAAAAGGCTTACCAAGAAGTCGGACAGAATTTGCAGAAGAAGAATTTTACCCCGAATAACGAAGACTGGATTGAGCTTGGGATTCTTGCAGACTGGCTTGGCACCACAAAGACCGCTCTTTTTACTCTTTTGTTAGTGCTTGACCTTGCCGAATGGGACATAATTCTCCCCAGCCGATTCTTCGAGAATGGAGTTCCCACCCCGGTAACCACGATTGCGGGGGGAGCTTACCTTTCCAAGAGAAAAACTACTCGCTACAATAGGCTAAAACGACACAAACCCGACGAAAAAGAAGCAAAAACCCCTAACCTACTTTAAACCTATTCCGCCTAACGTCTCAATTTATAATTTTGCACACTGTGTGCAAAATTAAAGAAAAATTTTCCAAAATGAGCCTATCTAAATCCAAGCAAATATCCATACCCCTTATATTTATTGGCTTATCTATACCATCTCTCACCCCTTTTTCTTGTTTTTCTGAAATGAGTTACATTTCATTTATGGTTATTAAAACTGAAGAAATTGGAGTAGAGCTACGTGACATATTGGAAAAAAAGATTGCGAAAAACTATAATGATTAGAATTCGAGACGAGAGTCTCTGTTATACAATTTTAAATTTCTGACCTCTTCAAATATTTGCCTGAATTACAATTTTTTGAAATTAGACCATTCAATCCATTTTCAATGAAGGAACTTGGGCACTTTGCCCACAAGGCCTGTTTGGGAAAAGATAGAAGCACTAAGAATAAAAAGTGTAGCAGATTCTTTTCTATAAATGGCGTACCTGCAAAAAGTTGTTTTTTGAAAAAGCAATTGTTCAAAAAACCAATAAAAGTGCCATTTTCTAGCGTTGTCCAGCTCTTGTCCACAAGGGCTGGACAATAGCGTCATAAATTAAATTATTTTTGGGAAGAACAAATAAATTTTTTCACCAGAAATATCGCATAACGTTAGAGCGTATGAGACGTTTTTGTGAAGGCAAGTATTTTTGCTTCCGTTTGCAAAAATCGTGACTGAACAAAAATATGGCGTAGCCCAAGACCCTGAATCTTTTCTCGGGGTCGCGGCTCATCACGCTCATGTTGTGCGTTTGTTGGCACTTGAATTATAAAATATTGCATTCCTTTGCCTTAGAAATTATAAATTTTTTATCTTTACACCTTTCCAGAATTTCATAATTATTTTTCAACCTTTCAACTTTTGAGATCGCTATACTTTTTTGATCTAATTGCTCAATTATAATTGTGGGTAAAAAATATAAGTCATAAGTGTTCTCATCTATAGGGTGAATTCCATTGACAATATCTGATGTCTTTGTTGATTGGATATATGTTTTAACATCAGATTTATATTCCCGATCAACTCCTCCTCTTGTACCTCCGGTAAAACTTATTGAGGTTCTAGCAGTTTTTACTTGACACCTAATTATTTCTTCCTCTTCACCTTTATCTTTTAGTGCAATGATGATATCGTAAGGTGATAGTGGCAAATCTACTAAGGAAATATTCCTATATTTTTTCATAAGTAAACCAACTACTATATGCTCATGGGTGAAGCCATCTATGGAAGCCTGCCTTCCTCGTTCCTCTGAATTCTCCATACTACTTCCTTAATACAATAATCCAATCTGTATTAATTCTCTCATTTCTTGGAACTTTTATAAAATGTTTTATTATCTCTGAACCGAAATAATTTTCAATTTTAAATCCAATAAGTTCTGCCATATCCATTAGGTAACGCCAAGACTGAAAAATTTCACCACGTATATTATTATTTCCTACTACTACAATATATCTTCCATTATATTTTAGTACGCGATGAACTTCTTGAAGGTTTTGAATAAAAATGTCCCATTTTTCGTTAGGGTTTACAGAGGAATTTTCATACAGCATGTTGCATAATTTCTTTTTCGTCAATATATTTTTCAGTCCTTACAAATACCTTTAAAAAATCATCGATTGTCGCATAACCTTTCACTCTCCGGAACTTTTGTTCCTGATGTAGAAATGCAGCACCAGCCCAACGCTTAATCATGTCTCCCTGCTTAATCCAACGTTTTACTCTGAACATTCTAAAGCGTGGATTAGAGAATGCCGATTCAATTAGATTTGTCGTATAGAAGGAAATCCGTAAAGATGGGGGCATTTTTATTTTATGTAAAGTCAACAACTCATCAATGCATTCATGGAAACTTTCGGCAGCGTTATGACTAATCTTTCCCAGCTAATTATGAAGATTTTCGAATTCTCGTTTTGCTTCATCATAGTCATTGAGTCCATACGCCTGGCGAAGTTTTTCCTTGAATTCGAAGTGATATTTTTTTGCCAATTTTGATTCAACGTTCCATGATTTATGATTCAAACATCTTTGGATGACAACCTGATTATCAAAATGATTTTCCAGAGCTTTCTTAAGTGCCTTTGATCCATCGATTACCGCAACAACCTTTTCAGTAAAGAGGATTCCTCTTTCTCGTAACTGATCAAGACAAGAAAGAACTACTTCTGTATTTTCGGTAGAACCTTGAGAAATCGATAGAAAATGCTTCTCGCCTAACGTATCAACACCAAGAATAACAACGACTACATCACCTCCAATGTGGATGCCATCAACCATTATGGCCCAAAAATTTCGGTCTGCTATTTTTCTCGAATTCAGTTTAACGGCGCTTTCACGCACGAAACGTTCTATTTCAGTCACAGCATATGTACGAAAATAATTTAGACTCATTTTTTGTGATTGATCAGAGGATTGAGATTTGTTTTGTTTGTTCATTGGGAACCTTCCATTATTTATTTTTTTGCCAAAAACCATAGTTTTGGCTGGTTCCTCTTTTTTCAAACCCTAACGATTTTTGGGACTATCTCGGGTCTATATCAATTCCTACGCTATTTCTCCTTAAAAAATTCGCCTCAATATTAGTTGTGCCACTTCCGGCGAAAGGATCTAAAATAATATCCTTTTCTTCTGAATATTTTTGGATAATCCATCTTGGTAATTCGGGAAAAAATTTTGCAGGATACTTGTGAATCCCATGCGATAAAAAACTCTGGTCATAACTTATAAATAAAAATCTATCTTCATTTTTAATTTCTAATTTAATTGGTATATCACCATCTACTCGGACTAATTGTTCGCCAAAGGAATTAAAAATTTTTTTGGTAGAAATTTCAGAGAAAGAAAAAAGTGAATCTGAAAGTTTTTCTCTTTTTCGAAGAAGACTTTCTTTTTTTTTCTCAAATCTTGCGTTTATTTCATCGAGAGAAATTTGATATTCAGGGCTTTTGGAGACACTTTGTACCATACTATGTAACTTTATCTTCGGGATAAATATCTGCAATATTTTTTCATACCAGAAAAGAGGAATAGTGCTTTTTTAGGAAACTATTGCTCTTTGAATATGATTTTAAAAAATTAAAACCGTTACCTATGTCCTGATACATACAAAGTGCCAATATCGCATAACGAACAATAATCTAAACACAATAATATAAGTCAAAAATTATCATTTGATTTCATTTTAAAATCCCTAAAAAATTATTTTATTTCTCTAAATTTTTTCCTTCTTTTCCTTAACATGAAACGCATCTATTTTTTAAATGGAACTCACAAAACTGTGACATAAGTTTTCACAGTCAATTTAGACCAATTTTAGATGAGCTATACATTTTTCCGATAATAGAATTAGAGTCGGTAATTAAACTTGGAAGAGAATCTAACAGAAGAAGAAAGAGCAGTCCAACAAATCGTCAATGAATTTTCAAAAGAAAGCTCCGAATACAACGAATACGAAATCAAAAGAAAAAAACTATTCCTTTTTGGAATTATTACTTTTGCCTCAGCGATATTGATTTCGATATTCATTTATACAATCAGCAGTTTCTATTATCTAAAAAGTCAGATTGAAAAAAAAGAACAAGAGTTAGAAGAATTAGAACAAAACTACAGTTCCCTTCTTTTGCAGGAAGAATCCAAAGAGGAAGAGCTACTGAAACTAAAAGAGTCTATGGTAAAGATTGGAAAATCAGATATAGACTTAAATGATG from Leptospiraceae bacterium encodes:
- the lpxD gene encoding UDP-3-O-(3-hydroxymyristoyl)glucosamine N-acyltransferase, which produces MKISADEIIQDFKETGILQLIRGGKIIAENISSAEDCKKGDLVFVDNKKYIDSVLKNSPSVVITNSDLKDSFPETEISSLIVASNLGLAHALIRQKYADRNFRDTEEWGKVHPNSVVHPTAKIHESVIVGPCAVIGKNVFIGKNSVIMANVVIEYDVKIGEDCILYPGVYVGYECIIGNRVTIKPGSIIGSEGYGFAQDKEKKSYRIPQTGKVILEDDVLVGANNCIDRAAYGQTIIGNGTKMDNLCHIAHNVQTGKDCLLTAGLVVAGSTKIGNRMIASGQAGILDHLTIADDVVLVQRAGVTSDIKEPGIYAGLPTLPLSDYMKTTAIFRKLPDLKKEISDIKKRISDLEKK
- a CDS encoding DUF1564 family protein, with translation MNPQKFTETQSSLLVPAKYMDEFNRRTTGFSRRKYLHALLNRYRNVILWGTFEKMERVKKAYQEVGQNLQKKNFTPNNEDWIELGILADWLGTTKTALFTLLLVLDLAEWDIILPSRFFENGVPTPVTTIAGGAYLSKRKTTRYNRLKRHKPDEKEAKTPNLL
- a CDS encoding transposase, whose protein sequence is MKKEEPAKTMVFGKKINNGRFPMNKQNKSQSSDQSQKMSLNYFRTYAVTEIERFVRESAVKLNSRKIADRNFWAIMVDGIHIGGDVVVVILGVDTLGEKHFLSISQGSTENTEVVLSCLDQLRERGILFTEKVVAVIDGSKALKKALENHFDNQVVIQRCLNHKSWNVESKLAKKYHFEFKEKLRQAYGLNDYDEAKREFENLHN